The following proteins are co-located in the Vigna unguiculata cultivar IT97K-499-35 chromosome 9, ASM411807v1, whole genome shotgun sequence genome:
- the LOC114164202 gene encoding serine protease SPPA, chloroplastic-like isoform X1 produces MSNLLLLPSLPLTTSPNRFHTFSSASPLQFQCRFSLSLLSPPHHSLSPFRSRARTRQPSLRVFDSSSDATTNEELKDVAKEEGVEDQSVGIADQEYPSGEFDFKPVTGWRSFLVKLKMLVAFPWERVRKGSVLTMKLRGQISDQVKSRFSPGLSLPQICENFLKAAYDPRISGIYLHIDSLNCGWGKVEEIRRHILDFKKSGKFILAYVPLCQEKEYYLACACDEIYSPPSAYFSLFGLTVQASFLRGILDNIGIEPQVERIGKYKSAGDQLARRTMSEENCEMLTALLDNIYTNWLDKVSSAKGKSREDIEKLINEGVYRVDKLKEEGLISNIIYDDEIITMLKERLGVKLDKDLPMVDYRKYARVRKWTVGISGGRELIAIIRASGSISRVESQLSVSSSGITAEKFIEKIRTVRESKKFKAAIIRIDSPGGDALASDLMWREIRLLAAKKPVIASMSDVAASGGYYMAMGADAIVAENLTLTGSIGVVTGKFNLGKLYEKIGFNKEIISRGKYAELLAAEQRPFRPDEAELFAESARHAYKQFRDKAALSRSMTVEKMEEVAQGRVWTGNDAASRGLVDAIGGLSRAIAIAKVKANIPQDSEVTLVEISRPSPSLPEILLGVGSSLVGADRMVKELLQGVTFSDGVQARMDGIMFQTLEEYPFGNPILSIIKSYLSSL; encoded by the exons ATGTCGAACCTCCTTCTTCTACCCTCTCTTCCCCTCACCACCTCCCCAAACCGCTTTCACACTTTTTCTTCCGCTTCTCCTCTTCAATTCCAATGCCGATTCTCCCTTTCTCTCCTCTCACCTCCTCACCACTCTCTCTCTCCCTTTCGCTCCCGCGCGCGCACAAGACAACCTTCCCTTCGCGTTTTCGATTCCTCTTCCGACGCCACAACCAACGAAGAATTGAAAGATGTGGCAAAGGAAGAGGGCGTTGAAGATCAGAGTGTTGGGATTGCGGACCAGGAATATCCAAGTGGCGAGTTCGATTTCAAACCGGTTACCGGATGGAGAAGCTTCCTCGTTAAGCTTAAGATGCTGGTTGCGTTCCCATGGGAGCGTGTGCGCAAGGGAAGCGTTCTCACAATGAAGCTTCGTGGCCAG ATATCTGATCAAGTGAAGAGTAGGTTCTCTCCTGGACTTTCTTTGCCTCAAATTTGTGAGAACTTTTTGAAAGCAGCATATGATCCTCGTATTTCTGGGATCTACCTTCATATTGATAGTTTAAATTGCGGGTGGGGTAAAGTAGAAGAAATTCGAAGGCATATATTGGATTTCAAAAAATCAG GAAAATTTATTCTGGCTTATGTGCCTTTATGTCAAGAAAAGGAGTATTACCTTGCATGTGCATGTGACGAGATATACTCCCCACCCAGTGCTTACTTTTCTTTGTTTGGATTGACTGTTCAAGCCTCATTCCTCAGAG GTATTTTAGATAACATAGGAATTGAACCGCAAGTGGAAAGGATTGGAAAATACAAAAGTGCAGGTGATCAACTAGCTCGAAGAACCATGTCTGAGGAAAATTGTGAGATGCTGACTGCATTGCTTGATAATATCTATACAAATTGGCTGGATAAAGTTTCTTCTGCCAAAG GAAAAAGTAGAGAAGATATTGAGAAATTGATAAATGAAGGTGTCTATCGAGTTGACAAGCTGAAAGAAGAGGGACTCATATCAAATATAATCTATGATGACGAG ATTATCACCATGTTGAAGGAGAGACTTGGAGTGAAACTTGATAAAGATCTGCCAATGGTGGATTACAG GAAATACGCTCGAGTTAGGAAATGGACTGTTGGAATATCAGGCGGTAGAGAACTTATAGCCATTATCCGAGCATCAGGGAGCATTAGTCGTGTAGAGAGTCAATTAAGTGTCTCTAGCTCAGGCATCACTGCAGAGAAATTCATTGAAAAGATTCGAACTGTCAGAG agtcaaaaaaatttaaggCTGCTATCATTAGAATCGACAGCCCTGGAGGTGATGCTCTTGCTTCTGATTT GATGTGGAGAGAAATCCGGCTTTTGGCTGCTAAAAAACCAGTCATTGCTTCCATGTCTGATGTGGCAGCAAGCGGAGGGTACTACATGGCAATGGGAGCTGATGCTATTGTTGCAGAAAACCTTACCTTAACTGGTTCGATTGGAGTGGTCACAG GAAAATTTAACCTGGGGAAACTGTATGAGAAGATTGGCTTTAACAAAGAAATTATATCAAGGGGAAAATATGCTGAGCTCCTTGCTGCTGAACAACGTCCTTTCAG GCCAGATGAAGCAGAATTATTTGCCGAATCTGCTAGGCATGCTTATAAACAATTCCGGGACAAGGCTGCATTGTCCAGATCAATGACA GTAGAGAAGATGGAGGAGGTTGCACAGGGAAGGGTTTGGACTGGTAACGATGCAGCATCGCGTGGTTTAGTTGATGCTATTGGCGGGCTTTCTCGTGCTATTGCCATAGCAAAAGTTAAGGCCAATATACCTCAAGACAGTGAG GTTACACTTGTGGAGATCTCCAGACCCAGCCCTTCTCTACCCGAGATCTTGTTAGGTGTTGGGAGTTCCCTCGTTGGAGCTGACAGAATGGTGAAGGAACTGCTACAGGGTGTGACATTTTCTGATGGAGTTCAAGCCCGGATGGATGGAATCATGTTTCAGACATTGGAAGAATATCCTTTTGGGAATCCCATTTTGTCAATAATAAAATCTTACCTCAGTTCCTTGTAG
- the LOC114164202 gene encoding serine protease SPPA, chloroplastic-like isoform X2: MSNLLLLPSLPLTTSPNRFHTFSSASPLQFQCRFSLSLLSPPHHSLSPFRSRARTRQPSLRVFDSSSDATTNEELKDVAKEEGVEDQSVGIADQEYPSGEFDFKPVTGWRSFLVKLKMLVAFPWERVRKGSVLTMKLRGQISDQVKSRFSPGLSLPQICENFLKAAYDPRISGIYLHIDSLNCGWGKVEEIRRHILDFKKSGKFILAYVPLCQEKEYYLACACDEIYSPPSAYFSLFGLTVQASFLRGILDNIGIEPQVERIGKYKSAGDQLARRTMSEENCEMLTALLDNIYTNWLDKVSSAKGKSREDIEKLINEGVYRVDKLKEEGLISNIIYDDEIITMLKERLGVKLDKDLPMVDYRKYARVRKWTVGISGGRELIAIIRASGSISRVESQLSVSSSGITAEKFIEKIRTVRESKKFKAAIIRIDSPGGDALASDLMWREIRLLAAKKPVIASMSDVAASGGYYMAMGADAIVAENLTLTGSIGVVTGKFNLGKLYEKIGFNKEIISRGKYAELLAAEQRPFRPDEAELFAESARHAYKQFRDKAALSRSMTVEKMEEVAQGRVWTGNDAASRGLVDAIGGLSRAIAIAKVKANIPQDSESYLRLHLWRSPDPALLYPRSC, encoded by the exons ATGTCGAACCTCCTTCTTCTACCCTCTCTTCCCCTCACCACCTCCCCAAACCGCTTTCACACTTTTTCTTCCGCTTCTCCTCTTCAATTCCAATGCCGATTCTCCCTTTCTCTCCTCTCACCTCCTCACCACTCTCTCTCTCCCTTTCGCTCCCGCGCGCGCACAAGACAACCTTCCCTTCGCGTTTTCGATTCCTCTTCCGACGCCACAACCAACGAAGAATTGAAAGATGTGGCAAAGGAAGAGGGCGTTGAAGATCAGAGTGTTGGGATTGCGGACCAGGAATATCCAAGTGGCGAGTTCGATTTCAAACCGGTTACCGGATGGAGAAGCTTCCTCGTTAAGCTTAAGATGCTGGTTGCGTTCCCATGGGAGCGTGTGCGCAAGGGAAGCGTTCTCACAATGAAGCTTCGTGGCCAG ATATCTGATCAAGTGAAGAGTAGGTTCTCTCCTGGACTTTCTTTGCCTCAAATTTGTGAGAACTTTTTGAAAGCAGCATATGATCCTCGTATTTCTGGGATCTACCTTCATATTGATAGTTTAAATTGCGGGTGGGGTAAAGTAGAAGAAATTCGAAGGCATATATTGGATTTCAAAAAATCAG GAAAATTTATTCTGGCTTATGTGCCTTTATGTCAAGAAAAGGAGTATTACCTTGCATGTGCATGTGACGAGATATACTCCCCACCCAGTGCTTACTTTTCTTTGTTTGGATTGACTGTTCAAGCCTCATTCCTCAGAG GTATTTTAGATAACATAGGAATTGAACCGCAAGTGGAAAGGATTGGAAAATACAAAAGTGCAGGTGATCAACTAGCTCGAAGAACCATGTCTGAGGAAAATTGTGAGATGCTGACTGCATTGCTTGATAATATCTATACAAATTGGCTGGATAAAGTTTCTTCTGCCAAAG GAAAAAGTAGAGAAGATATTGAGAAATTGATAAATGAAGGTGTCTATCGAGTTGACAAGCTGAAAGAAGAGGGACTCATATCAAATATAATCTATGATGACGAG ATTATCACCATGTTGAAGGAGAGACTTGGAGTGAAACTTGATAAAGATCTGCCAATGGTGGATTACAG GAAATACGCTCGAGTTAGGAAATGGACTGTTGGAATATCAGGCGGTAGAGAACTTATAGCCATTATCCGAGCATCAGGGAGCATTAGTCGTGTAGAGAGTCAATTAAGTGTCTCTAGCTCAGGCATCACTGCAGAGAAATTCATTGAAAAGATTCGAACTGTCAGAG agtcaaaaaaatttaaggCTGCTATCATTAGAATCGACAGCCCTGGAGGTGATGCTCTTGCTTCTGATTT GATGTGGAGAGAAATCCGGCTTTTGGCTGCTAAAAAACCAGTCATTGCTTCCATGTCTGATGTGGCAGCAAGCGGAGGGTACTACATGGCAATGGGAGCTGATGCTATTGTTGCAGAAAACCTTACCTTAACTGGTTCGATTGGAGTGGTCACAG GAAAATTTAACCTGGGGAAACTGTATGAGAAGATTGGCTTTAACAAAGAAATTATATCAAGGGGAAAATATGCTGAGCTCCTTGCTGCTGAACAACGTCCTTTCAG GCCAGATGAAGCAGAATTATTTGCCGAATCTGCTAGGCATGCTTATAAACAATTCCGGGACAAGGCTGCATTGTCCAGATCAATGACA GTAGAGAAGATGGAGGAGGTTGCACAGGGAAGGGTTTGGACTGGTAACGATGCAGCATCGCGTGGTTTAGTTGATGCTATTGGCGGGCTTTCTCGTGCTATTGCCATAGCAAAAGTTAAGGCCAATATACCTCAAGACAGTGAG AGTTATCTCAGGTTACACTTGTGGAGATCTCCAGACCCAGCCCTTCTCTACCCGAGATCTTGTTAG